TCTGGATCAAAGGTTAGGGTTAAGATATCAGCTTCTGGATACAGCTTGATTAATTGACGCAAGACCCTCTCAGCCCCTCCGTCTTTATGTGCGAGAAAATCATGAGCTATTGCTACTTTAGTCACTGATCTTTACCTTACTTCCAAGATAAGCAAATAAAACTACAGCCAGACTTGCATCGCTAAACCCGTGTAATAAGCTATTAATTACAAGATAACCCAATGCTAATCCGATTATTATTCTCCCTCGTTGATGATAAGCGTATTCAAAAATCCGAAAATAAACCAAAAAAATCAAGATTGCTCCCAGGATGCCAACTTGAATCATTTCTTGCAGAAAACTATTCTCTGGTACAAATCCAGACTTGAGTTGATAAGCACTAGCCCCAGCTGTGCCCAAACCATAGCCGAGCGGTTTATCAGTAATTGCTTGAATTGATTCCTTTAGATGATTAATTCTGA
The sequence above is drawn from the Candidatus Saccharibacteria bacterium genome and encodes:
- a CDS encoding O-antigen ligase family protein; this encodes YYLILSTMIIGLMLSFSRSGMIAMVLIVLVRFSSSWNMKSWLRLGVCMVLVTIGLGILLIYSDTGVESWLLHGKFDGRLVGSDSVRINHLKESIQAITDKPLGYGLGTAGASAYQLKSGFVPENSFLQEMIQVGILGAILIFLVYFRIFEYAYHQRGRIIIGLALGYLVINSLLHGFSDASLAVVLFAYLGSKVKISD